The Huiozyma naganishii CBS 8797 chromosome 3, complete genome genome contains a region encoding:
- the NPL3 gene encoding mRNA-binding protein NPL3 (similar to Saccharomyces cerevisiae NPL3 (YDR432W); ancestral locus Anc_5.542), with amino-acid sequence MSTLVPQWMTRAFQHTQNHSHTTLLHSRWAVNTVVSHTVTVTSTTTTITTNRTVNYPRQDCLSDFPFDVQDAELNEIFGPFGPMKEVKILNGFAFVEFEEADSASRAIEEVNGKLFANQPLEVVFSKMPAKRYRMMMRNLPEGCSWQELKDLAREHNLDTTFSSVNTRDFDGTGALEFSSEEVLEDALTKLNNIEFRGQVITVERDDNPPPIRRSNRGGFRGRGGFRGGPRGGFRGGFRGGFNNGPRGGFRGGYGGPPRGSYGGPRGGDRGFGGPPRGSYGGGPRGDYGPQEVTGGGYGGPPRGSYSSGPRGGYGAPPRGGYGGGAPRGDYGAPRDSYRSRDFAPREHSPTR; translated from the coding sequence ATGAGTACCCTCGTGCCCCAATGGATGACTCGCGCATTCCAACACACCCAGAACCACAGCCATACTACCCTCCTCCACAGTCGATGGGCGGTGAACACGGTCGTCAGCCATACGGTTACGGTAACCAGTACCACAACAACCATCACGACCAACAGGACGGTGAACTATCCACGACAAGACTGTTTGTCAGACTTCCCCTTTGACGTGCAAGATGCAGAATTGAACGAGATATTTGGTCCCTTCGGTCCAATGAAGGAGGTGAAGATCTTGAATGGATTCGCTTTTGTCGAGTTTGAGGAAGCAGACTCTGCGTCGAGAGCGATCGAGGAGGTTAACGGGAAACTGTTCGCCAACCAACCTTTGGAGGTCGTGTTTTCCAAGATGCCAGCTAAGAGATACCgtatgatgatgaggaatCTCCCAGAGGGTTGCTCTTGGCAGGAGTTGAAAGATTTGGCTCGTGAACACAACTTGGACACTACTTTCTCCAGTGTTAACACCAGAGACTTCGATGGTACCGGTGCGTTAGAATTCTCCTCAGAGGAAGTTTTGGAGGATGCGTTgacgaagttgaacaaCATCGAGTTCAGGGGTCAAGTTATCACCGTCGAGAGAGACGATAACCCACCTCCTATCAGAAGATCCAACAGAGGTGGATTCAGAGGCCGTGGTGGTTTCAGAGGTGGTCCAAGAGGTGGGTTCCGTGGTGGTTTCCGCGGCGGTTTTAACAACGGTCCAAGAGGCGGGTTCCGTGGCGGTTACGGCGGTCCACCAAGAGGTAGTTATGGTGGCCCCAGAGGTGGTGACCGCGGTTTCGGTGGCCCACCAAGAGGCAGTTACGGCGGTGGTCCAAGAGGCGACTACGGGCCCCAAGAGGTGACCGGCGGTGGATACGGCGGGCCTCCAAGAGGCAGTTACAGCAGTGGTCCAAGAGGTGGCTATGGCGCCCCACCAAGAG